The Desulfobaculum xiamenense DNA segment CTGCACCACCCAGCCCTGCCTCATCTGCGCCAAAATGCTCATCAACTGCGGCGTGAAAACCATCTTCTTCGCCGAGGGCTACCCCGACGAGCTTTCCGAAACCATGTTCGCCGAAGCGGGGGTGGGACTTGAACGTCTCGACTATCAGCCCCGATAGGGCCACCGCCTTCATGCTCCACGCCGTGGAGCTGGCCAAGCGCGGCCGCCGCCACACCGCACCGAACCCAAGCGTCGGCGCGCTTTTGGTGTGCGATGGCGAGATCGTGGCCGAGGGCTGGCACCAGCGCTTCGGCGGTCCCCATGCCGAGATCGAATGCCTCGCCAACGCGAAGGCCCGTGGCGTGGACCCGGCCCAGTGCGCCATGTTCGTCACGCTGGAGCCGTGCAACCATCACGGCAAGACCCCGCCCTGCTCCCGCGCCGTCCTCGCCGCCGGAGTGCGCGAACTCTACGTCGGAACGCTGGACCCCAACCCCGTGGCCAAGGGCGGTGCGCAATTCCTGCGCGAGAACGGCGTCGCCGTGCACGTGGGCGTGGCCGAATCGGCCTGCCGCGACCTCATCGCGGACTTCCGCGTGTGGAAGGCCACCGAGCGCCCCTATGTCATCCTCAAGATGGCCGCCACCCTCGACGGCAAGATAGCCACGCGCACCGGGCACTCCCAGTGGGTGAGCGGCGAAGCCTCGCGCCGGTCCGTGCACGAGTTGCGCTCCCGCGTGGACGCCGTCATCGTGGGCGGCGGCACCTTCCGCGCCGACAATCCCGGACTCGACGCACGCCCGCAGAATGCGCCGGACGCCCTGCGCCAGCCGCTGG contains these protein-coding regions:
- the ribD gene encoding bifunctional diaminohydroxyphosphoribosylaminopyrimidine deaminase/5-amino-6-(5-phosphoribosylamino)uracil reductase RibD, which encodes MSPDRATAFMLHAVELAKRGRRHTAPNPSVGALLVCDGEIVAEGWHQRFGGPHAEIECLANAKARGVDPAQCAMFVTLEPCNHHGKTPPCSRAVLAAGVRELYVGTLDPNPVAKGGAQFLRENGVAVHVGVAESACRDLIADFRVWKATERPYVILKMAATLDGKIATRTGHSQWVSGEASRRSVHELRSRVDAVIVGGGTFRADNPGLDARPQNAPDALRQPLAVVVTATLPAADADFQLLARRASETIFWTTQDAADGLQADALRTLGCRVWGLPSSGDGLDLAKGLEKLRSDCGCLRALCEGGGGLALSFLASGLIDEFRLFVAPKILGDEMARNLFTGRSPLTMDEAIALRTAETRQCGEDTLIIYRREAD